The nucleotide window TGGAGGGTCGGGAGAGGGCATTGTGCCTCGGTCTGCCCGAGTCCGCCTTTTCGTCAGGGCGAGCCCGGGATGGTAATCTTGCGCCTCTTGCCGGCGCTGACCGGCGTAATCGCAATAGTGAGAACCCCATGCAGATCGCCGAGCGCTCCGTCGCCTCTTTTCATTACACGCTGACCGACGACCAGGGCCAGGTCATCGACAGCTCCGAAGGCCGAGAGCCGTTGACCTACCTGCATGGCACTGGCCAGATCGTTCCGGGCCTTGAGAAGGCCATGGAAGGTCGCCAGCCGGGCGACCAGTTCAAGGTCGACGTGGCCCCGGAAGAGGGCTATGGCGTGCACCATCCGGAGCTCATGCAGTCCGTGCCGCGCGAGGCCTTCCAGGGCGTCGAGGACATCCAGCCGGGCATGCAGTTCCAGGGCCATGGCCCGCAGGGCGTGATCAACGTGACGGTCACCAAGGTCGACAACGACCAGGTGCACATCGACGGCAACCATCCGCTGGCTGGCCAGACCCTGCATTTCGCCATCGAAGTGGTCGAGGTGCGTGACGCCAGTGAAGAAGAGCTGGCGCACGGCCATGTGCACGGCCCGGGCGGTCATCACCACTAAGTGTTGCCCGTGCGTGCCGGCATCCCTGCCGGCACGCTCTCCCGCGCAGTAAACACCTTCGCTCAAGGATCGAGTCACCCATGCGCGGGCCGCTACGGATTGCCATTGTTGGTTATGGTGCTGCCGGACAAGCGGCCGCCCTGTTTCTCTCGGCGCAAGGTCACGCGCTCAGCGTGTTCGAGCAGGCGCCATCGCCTGGTCCGGTCGGCGCGGGATTTCTCCTGCAACCTACCGGGTTGCGCGTATTGGCACGACTTGGCCTGCACGACACGGCCGTGTCGCGCGGCCAGCGCATCACACGCCTCCATGGCGCCACTTCGCGTGGTCGAACTGTCATGGACATGCGCTACCAGGATCACGACGCGGGCTGTTTTGGCCTGGGTCTGACCCGTGGAAGCCTGTTCACCATCCTGCGCGATGCTTACGCCGACGCCTCAAAATTGCATACCGGCGTATGCATGGAATCGATAGCCGGTGACGGCGCGCATCTGCTCGATACGAACGGTGGCGCGCATGGCCCGTTCGACCTGATCGTCGCCGCCGACGGCGCGCACTCGCGGTTGCGGCAGAACGCCTGCCTGCATGTGAAGCGCCAGTCGGTGTATCCCTGGGGTGCCATGTGGTGCCTGCTCCCTGCGGAAGACTGGCCGCATGCCGACGAGTTGCGCCAGCGCTATGCGGGCACGCGCGAAATGATCGGGCTGCTGCCCGTCGGGCACCGCGCTGATCGTGAGGGTCGCTGGCTGACCTTCTATTTCAGTTTGCCCGGAGCACGGGTCGACGCCTTTGATGGCGATGCGCTGGAGCGGCTTCGCGCGCGCGTTGCGGCCATGTGGCCCGAGGCCCGGTCGCTGCTCGATCACGTGACGGAGCCGGCCCAGTTGCATCGCGCCCGTTACCGCGACGTCGTCCTCTCCCGGCCGGTCCAGGGACGCACCGTGTTCCTGGGGGACGCTGCGCATGCCATGAGTCCGCAGCTGGGACAGGGCGTCAACATGGCGTTACTCGATGCCGAGGCGTTGGCGGATGCACTCGAGACCTCCGACAACGTCGGCATCGCCCTGGAGGACTATCGGCGCCGCCGCCATCACCACCTGGCCGCGTACCAGGCGATGAGCCGCTGGCTGACGCCTCTGTTTCAGTCCGATCGCACCTGGCTGGGGCGCTGCCGTGACCTTGCCTTCGGCCCGCTCGGACGCATGCCGCTGGCGCGCGGACAGATGCTCAAGATTCTTACCGGGACCAAGAAGGCGTGGTGGCGCTGACGGCGTCGGCTTCGTCAATACCAGTCGAGCAGTGACACACCCAGGCCAAGATAAGTGGCGTTGTGGTTGTAATCGATCATGCTCTCGCCATAGCCCTTGAACAGCTCCATGTAGCCGCGCAGGTTGCCGGCGATCGGGAATGCCCAGGTGAATTGCGCGGCGCCGTGGCTGCGATCGCCGCCACGCAGTGAATGTCGCAGCATCAGTCCGAATTCCTGGCCCTTCCACTCGCGCACGATCTGCATGTCGCCGCGGCCCATGTAGTCGCTGATGTTCGGGTTGTCATCGTGCTTGCTGTCTTCCGGCACGCGCCACCAGGGGCGCAGCATGACCGTCCAGCCGTCACGCTCGAAGCCGAAGCTGCCGATGACGCGATTCCAGCTGCGTGAAAGGGGGTCGGCGCGGCCGTTCGACTCATGGTTGAGTCCGATACCCAGCAGGCGCCCATCCCAGCCGAACAGGTTGTAGTGGGTGTTGAAGACCAGCATCACCTCGGGTTCGTAATTGGTCTCGCGGAACGGACGGGAGATGTCCTTGTTGAACACCTGCCAGTGCGAGGCTTGGGTGTAGCCGACCCAGACGTCGCCCGCATCGCCGAAGACTCCCTGCCACACCTTGGTCTTGAGGCTCAGCTGGAACTTCAGTTCGGTGTTCTGCAGCGGCTGGGGTTCGGTCACCGTGTTCTGGGGGTTGGGGCTGTGCGGCGCTTCGTTGGGATTGCTGGTGGCGAAGGCGGTGATGAAAACAGGCTTGTAGCCACGCACATTGAACGTGCCGAGCTTGCTCTCGCGCGACAGCTCCCAACGCGAATCGAGCAGCGACAAGGGGCGACTCACCTCGGCATTGCCTTCCGCGGCGACATCGCGCGCCGACTTTTCCTTGTCGAAGATGCCTGGCGGAATGGTCGATTCATCGACTTTCTTCTGCGCGGCCGGAAGGTTCACGCGACCGGTGGCGTGGTCATAACAAGCCAGGCGTTGCGCATCCGATTCGATGGCGGTGCAGGCACGGATATCCATGGGGTCGGGGTTCTGGGCCTGCGCCGCGTGAGTGAAACAGGCAGCCAGCAGCATGGTCGCCAGGACGGTCGATCGCTTCATTGCGTACTCCGGGAGCCCATCCGGGCTGAGAACGACGGCATTGTAGAGGGGTGAACGATCCGGGCGAAGCGTGGGCACATCACACCATGACCAACGCCCCGTGCATGCGCGGTCGACAGGATTCGACCGGACAAAAAGAAACCGGCCGGAATTGATCCGGCCGGTCATGACGATCACGCATGAAGCATCAGTGCCTGGACCAGGCGTTGTACTCGGCCTTCGTAATACAGCCATTGCGATTACGATCGGCATGGATGAAGTCGTTGGCCAGTAGCGGATAAGCTGCGGCCTGATCTTCATTGATGCAGTTCTTGCCGCCGGACAAGGTGGCGAAATCCGGCGGCGGCCCGTAGTTCACCGACGGCATGCTCGATTTGACGGTGACTTCGCCCTGCGGTGTATTCATCGGTCCGGCCTGGCCCGTCGGCGTGCCAGGTGCCTGGGACGGCGCCGGAGGCGGCGGAGGCATGGTGCCTTGCTGCTGCGCGGGCGGCGGGGGAGGCGGCGGTGGCATGGTGCCAGTCTGATCCTGTGCCATCAATGAGCCCGCGAACAGCGAGCCGGACACCAGCAAGATAAGTAGTGGTTTACGCGACTTCATCATCGATACTCCATGCCAGAACGCTGGCTCGAGGACGGAAAGAGCGGAGTCGTTCGATGAGAGATATGCATCATCGTCGTGCCTGCCGCACAACGTCACGCTAGCAAAGACACCTTAAATGCCTCCTCAATATCAGCGTCGTGAAAGCGTGAAAAATCCCTTGCCGTTGTCGGTTCCTTCATTCGCCGCGCGGCTGTCGCACACCCAGGCACAACGACTGCATCTGCTGTCGCAAGGCATGCTGACGACAGCGCGAAAACGTGCGCGCAAAGCGGATGTCGTTGCGGCGATCGAGCGCATGCGCCTGTTGCAAATCGACACCATCCACGTCGTCGCGCGCAGCCCTTATCTCGTACTGCATTCGCGCCTTGGCCACTACCAGCAAGCATGGCTGGATGAAGCGCTCGAGCAGGGGCGCATCGCGGAAACATGGGCCCATGAGGCCTGCTTCGTCCCCGCGGCAGATGTTGCGCTGCATCGCGCCTGGCGTTTGCGACGCGACGGTCACTGGGCGCACAAGCACGCAGCGCGCATGGACAGCGAGCAGCGCGAGGGCATGGATGCCCTGCTGGCGCGCATGCGCGAATCGGGTCCCGTGCGCGCGTCGGACTTCAGTCGCGAAGACAAGGGTGCGAGCGGATGGTGGAGCTGGAAGCCTGAGAAACGATGGCTGGAAGCGCTCTTCGCGCGCGGCGAAGTGATGGTGACGCGCCGCGAACGGTTCCAGCGTATCTACGATCTCTCCGAGCGTGTACTCGCCAAACTTCATCCTGCTTTTGATGTGGCGCAGGAAAGCATCGACGAGGTTTCGCTACGCCGACATTTCATCCTGGACACCGTGCGGGCCCTGGGTATCACGCAGTCGCGGTGGATCGCCGATTATTTTCGACTCAGGCCTGCGGTCACCGACGCCGAGCTCGCGCCGCTGGTGGAAGAAGGCAGGCTGCTTCGCGTCGATGTCGATGGCTGGGGCGTCCCGGGCTACGTGCACCCTGATTGGCGCGATGAACTCACGCGCGCGTCGAAGGGTCTGCTTCGAGCAACGCGAACCGCATTGCTCTCGCCCTTTGATCCGCTCGTATGGGATCGCGCCCGTGCGCTTGGCATGTTTGGATTTGAGTACACCATCGAGTGCTATGTGCCGGAAGCCAAGCGCAAGTTCGGCTATTACGTACTGCCCATCCTGCATCGCGGGCGACTGGTGGGGCGTCTCGATGCCAAGGCGCATCGCTCGACCGGCGAGTTCGAGGTAAAGCGATTCTTCCTGGAACCCGATGTCAAGGCGACCGACGCGATGCTTGAAGACATTGCCGCGGCCGTTGCTGAAACCGCCCAGTGGCATGGGACGCCTGCGGTGCGCTTGCGACAGGCGCGGCCGACGCATGTGGCCGCGCCCCTTCGGGCATTGTTGAGATAAGCCGTCGCGTTACTTGACGGGTACGCTCGACGTCGTTGCTGGCGATGCGTTGCAGGACTTGCCATGCAAGGCTTGCTTAAGCTGGTTGGAAAGCGACATGCAACGTGCGCCCAGTTGCGGGCGAATATCCGGATCGATGGAGTCGCGTAGCAAGCTGTTGCGCATCATTTCATAGCGCCCCTCAATCTGGTCGGGCGCATAGATGTTCGCCGCCTGATGGCACGCGATGTAGCTGGACAGATAATCGTCGCAAGCGGGGATGCCAGTGTTTTCGGGCAATTTTGCGGCGGGCGCGGTCGTGCTTTTGGTCGTCTTCGTCGTCGACCTGGTGGTCGATGTGGTTTTGCCCGACGGGGCGGAAGTCACCGTGGTTGATGTGCTTGAACTCGTGGTGCGTGCCGGTTTTTCAGCGCAGGCAGCCAGCAGGAAAACAGCACAGACACTGGCAAGCGTCAGGTGCGAATAACGGGGCTTCATGGCAGTGGTACTCCTCATGCTGGCGAGCCCCGCGGGCGGGGCGGGATGACGCGGCGGCCAGCTGCCGGGCGCCAAAGCTGCATGCGACTAAACACCGTGTGTCGTAAAGGAAAACTGAACGGTATCAGGATTCATTAAGACTTTTGACCGTTTCATTCGACAAGAGAATGGATATTCATTCGCTTATTCAGGTATGTGAAGGTGCCTTCGCACACGTTTCAGGGAAGCCGGTATGATGCGCGCCACTGAGTTTGCCGGGGTCACCAGAGTTTTGTGACCCGATGCCGCTGATCTAGATCTGCTTCATCGCATCACCCCTAGGGTATTCCTTGCACACCAGTAAGACGCCCGGCCCCGCATTCGGGGAATCCGGGCGAGTCTCTACAAAATCCTACGGAGTGATTTACATGTCTGATCGTCAGATCGGTACCGTCAAGTGGTTCAACGACGCGAAGGGTTTCGGCTTCATCAGCCGTGACAATGGCCCGGACGTTTTCGTGCATTTCCGCGCCATCCAGGGCAACGGCTTCAAGAGCCTCCAGGAAGGCCAGAAGGTCAGCTTCAAGGTTGTGCAGGGCCAGAAGGGTCTGCAGGCCGATGAGGTTCAGGCCGTCTGATCCGGATTGCCAGCGTTATCGAAAAAGCCAGGCAGCCTTGCCTGGCTTTTTTATTGCCTGATTTGGACCGATCCCATTATTTGACTAATTCCTACTTGCACGGTCAAAAAATCCGTTATGCTCAATCCACTGTGTTTGTCAGGCCACGTGCGTGCCCCGGTGTTCGGTTCCATGACCTCCACCGCCTCACCCCGATTCCCTGCATGCCCAGTAAGTCGTCGGCCAAAGGGGAGGCTGACTTGTCTCAGTATCGAGTTCATCGGAGTGAGTCATGTCGGATCGTGAAGTTGGCACCGTCAAATGGTTCAATGACGCCAAGGGCTTTGGCTTCATCAGCAGGGAGTCTGGCCCTGACGTGTTCGTGCATTTTCGAGCCATCAGCGGCACGGGATTCAGGAGCCTCAAAGAGGGGCAGAAGGTGAGCTTCAAGGTGGTGCAGGGCCAGAAGGGCCTGCAGGCCGACGAGGTTACGCCCGCCTGAGTTACCACGTGAAAATCGCGTGCAGAAAAAGGGTCGGTTAATAGCCGGCCCTTTTTCATGCCATGGCCATAGATAATCGATGCGCTAATTTCATTCAGGGAGCTTCGCGGCGTGCAAGACGGAATGGGCATCACCGAATCCAATGCATCGACTTTCAGCCAGACGGTCTCGCTGGGTGACGGGTCCACGTTTGACCTGATCATGGTTCTGCCATCGTCGCAGCCACGCGAACTGATTTACTGGGTGCCCGCCATGGGTATCGCCGCCAGACATTATCTGCCGCTTGCCGAGTCGCTGGCCGGCGAGGGCGTGGCCGTAGCGATCCATGAATGGCGCGGCATCGGCTCAAGCTCGTTGCGAGCGGATCGGCATCACGACTGGCGTTATCGCGACCTTTTGGAAGTGGATTTTCCGGCGGGCCTTGAAGCCGCGCGCGCCCACGCACCGCAGGCGCGCCTCTGGTTCGGTGGTCATAGCCTTGGCGGACAGCTGGCATCGCTGTATGCAGGGCTGCACCGCCACGCATTTCATGGTGTCGCCCTTGTCGCCAGCGGCGCACCTTACTGGCGGCAATTCCGGTTCGCGGGTCTTGTGCGCTTCGCTTACATCGCTGCGCCGTGGCTCGCAAAACTGGTCGGGCACTTGCCCGGACGGCGCATCGGATTTGGCGGGAATGAGGCGCGCGGCGTGATTGATGACTGGGCCCGCAGCGGAAGGACAGGGCGCTATGCAGCGTCGGGTCTGGCGGTTGATCTCGAGATGGCCATGCACGATGTGCGTGTGCCGATTCTCGCGCTGCGCATGCGCGACGACTGGCTTGGACCTGCCGCATCGTTGCACTGGCTGCTCGGCAAGATGCCAATGGCACCCTACGAAATGGTGGAGCTGGATGCCGCGCAATTGGGTACGCGAGCCGATCATTTCAGTTGGATGAAATCGCCTGTCGCGGTGTCCGCGCGACTGGCTCAGTGGATCCATCGACATTGATGGCCCTTGAACTACGGCCGTGGTGGCGGCATGTGGTTCGCTTCGGTTTTCCAAGGTCACACCATGAATCTGTTCACGCCCTACCAGCAACGCAGTCTCAGTCTGCGCAATCGCCTGGTGATCGCCCCCATGTGCCAGTACTCCGCCCGCGAAGGCGTTCCCAATGAATGGCATAGCGTGCATCTGGGCAGTCGCGCCGTCGGCGGCGCGGGATTGATCATTGCCGAGGCCACGGCGGTCTCCGCCGAAGGGCGTATTTCCGCGCAGGATGTTGGCCTGTGGAATGATGCGCAGCGCGATGCCTGGAAGCCCATCACGGGCTTCGTGCGCGAGCATGGCGCCATCGCCGGCGTGCAGCTCGCACACGCCGGTCGCAAGGCGAGCGTGCACCAGCCGTGGATGGGTGGCGGCCCGCTGGGCGAAGGCGAAGGTGCGTGGCAAACGTTCGCACCGTCGGCCGTACCTTTTGATCGCGATTGGCACACACCGGTCGCCCTCGATGAGGCCGGGATCAAGGCGGTGATCGATGATTTCCGCGCCGCCGCCATTCGCGCGCTGGATGCGGGATTCCAGTTGATCGAAGTGCACGCGGCGCACGGTTACTTGTTGCACCAGTTTCTTTCGCCGCTAAGCAACCTTCGCGATGATGCCTATGGTGGTAGCTTCGAGAACCGTACGCGGCTGGTGCGCGAAGTGCTGGTCGCCGTGCGCGAGGTATGGCCGGAATCCCTGCCACTGTGGCTGCGCATTTCGGCCACGGACTGGCGCGACGACGGCTGGGATATCGAGCAGAGCGTCGCGCTCGCGCGAATGGTTTCCTCGCTAGGTGTCGACCTGATCGACGTATCAACGGGTGGCGTTGTGCCACACGTGAAGATTCCCCTGGCACCCGGTTACCAGGTGCCGTTCGCCGCGCGTATTCGTCGCGACACGGGCATGCCCACCGGCGCCGTCGGCCTCATCACGGAGCCGTCACATGCTGCGGCGATTGTGGACGCTGGCGACGCCGACGTGGTGCTGATCGCACGGGAGAGCCTGCGCGATCCGTATTTCCCGCGTCGTGCAGCACGCGAACTGGGTGCGTCCATCGACGCGCCAGTGCAATATCAGCGTGCGTGGTAATCAACGAAGGAGAAAGGTGGTGGAACAGAACCCGATGGTGATCGAAGGTCGCGTGCATGACCTTGGCGACGGCTTCCAGGTGCGACGCCTGTTGCCGGTACTGCTGGCGCGGCACGTCGGGCCGTTTGTGTTCTTCGACCTGATGGGGCCGGTGGAATTCGCCCCTGGCAAGGGCATGGACGTGCGCCCTCATCCACACATCGGCCTGGCCACGGTCACCTGGTTGTTTGACGGTGCCATCCGCCATCGCGACAGCGTCGGCAGCCTTGCCGACATCCGTCCCGGCGAGGTGAACTGGATGACGGCCGGGCGCGGCATCGCGCATTCGGAGCGCACGCCGCCCGAGCAGCGCAGGGACGGGCAGCGGCTGCATGGCGTGCAGGTATGGGTGGCGCTGCCGCAGCACGACGAAGAGGTGGCGCCGGAATTCCATCATCATGAGGCGCACGAACTTCCTCGCATCGAGCAGCCTGGCGTGTCGATGGTGCTGATCGCCGGCACCGCTTACGGTCAGGCGTCGCCGGTCAAGGTATTCGCGCCGATGTTTTTCCTCGAGGCCAATCTCGAAGCGGGTGCCGAATTGTCGTGGCCGCCTGAGCATACAGAGCGCGGCGTATGCGTCATCGACGGCGAAGTGAGCTGGGATGGTCAGCTGGTTCCTCCGAATCAGGCCGCTGCGCAGGCAGGGCCGGACGCCGCCCCCATCAAGGCGACGAGGGCGAGCCGTGTGATGCTGTTTGGCGGCGCACCGCTGGATGGCGAACGCCACCTCTGGTGGAATTTCGTGTCCAGCAGCCAGGAGCGCATCGAGCAGGCCAAGCGCGAGTGGCAGGAGCAGGCCTACGGCAAGGTGGCCGGCGATGATGTGGAATTCATTCCCTTGCCGGTGAGGTGAGGGCGGATACGCGCTATCCTCGGCCCGCATCCAGCGAGAAGACCATGGCCGCCTTCAAAAGCTTTCGCGACTTCTATCCGTATTACCTGACCGAGCACAGCGACCGGAACTGCCGGCGCATGCATTTTGCGGGCAGTACGCTGGTCTTGCTGATAGTCGTCGCGGCCGTAATCAGTGGGCACCTGGCCTGGTTGTGGCTCGTGCCTGTGGCCGGATACGGATTCGCCTGGGTCGGGCATTTTGCGTTCGAGCACAACCGGCCAGCCACGTTTCGACATCCCCTCTACAGCCTGTTGGGCGACTGGGTGATGTACGGAGACATCCTGCGCGGCAAGATCCGCATCTAAAGAAAAGGCGCCTCAAGGGCGCCTTTTTCTTGCCTGCTACCGTGGACGGTTCAGCGGTATTTCTGATGGCAGGACTGGCAGGTTTCGCCTACGGGCTTGAGTGCAGCGGCAAGCGCGGCGCAATCGGCCGGAGCGGCCTGCACGGCAGCATCGAGTCGGGTCTGCAACTGGTGGGCTTCATCGACAAACGGCTGATCCACGCCTGGGAAGGCCGGGACGATATCCGACGAGGTCGAAAGCAGGCGGGTCAGGTGCTCGCGCGTCTGCACCGCATCGCACTTTTGTGCCTTGATCGCCCCGCGCAGCTCACCCGCGTGATGCGCCATGACATTCATGACCGCGTGCGGGAAGGGGTTGCGCTGTTTCAGGGCGTTCATGGCAAAAACGGTACCGATCACGCCGATGACCAGGCCCAGGACGAGCAAGATGGCTGCACGCATGCGTTGTTTCCATGGCGTTGGCTGAAGAACGGGCGAGGTTAGCACAGGCATGCCGACACCCAGCGGGACTCACCAGTACAATGAGCACCTGGCGAGCCCCTGCGGCCGCCGATCCCTTCCATTGAACAACGCGTCTGCCGCCCCGATCTGGCGTGGCAGTCCCCAGCGAACGGCCATGAGCGAACAAGTCTTTCCCAAGGAGCGATTCCAGGGCGTGGAGCGCCTTTACGGCACCGGAAGCGTTGATACGCTGTCGGGCAAACACGTGTGCGTG belongs to Dyella terrae and includes:
- a CDS encoding winged helix-turn-helix domain-containing protein, which gives rise to MPPQYQRRESVKNPLPLSVPSFAARLSHTQAQRLHLLSQGMLTTARKRARKADVVAAIERMRLLQIDTIHVVARSPYLVLHSRLGHYQQAWLDEALEQGRIAETWAHEACFVPAADVALHRAWRLRRDGHWAHKHAARMDSEQREGMDALLARMRESGPVRASDFSREDKGASGWWSWKPEKRWLEALFARGEVMVTRRERFQRIYDLSERVLAKLHPAFDVAQESIDEVSLRRHFILDTVRALGITQSRWIADYFRLRPAVTDAELAPLVEEGRLLRVDVDGWGVPGYVHPDWRDELTRASKGLLRATRTALLSPFDPLVWDRARALGMFGFEYTIECYVPEAKRKFGYYVLPILHRGRLVGRLDAKAHRSTGEFEVKRFFLEPDVKATDAMLEDIAAAVAETAQWHGTPAVRLRQARPTHVAAPLRALLR
- a CDS encoding pirin family protein translates to MVIEGRVHDLGDGFQVRRLLPVLLARHVGPFVFFDLMGPVEFAPGKGMDVRPHPHIGLATVTWLFDGAIRHRDSVGSLADIRPGEVNWMTAGRGIAHSERTPPEQRRDGQRLHGVQVWVALPQHDEEVAPEFHHHEAHELPRIEQPGVSMVLIAGTAYGQASPVKVFAPMFFLEANLEAGAELSWPPEHTERGVCVIDGEVSWDGQLVPPNQAAAQAGPDAAPIKATRASRVMLFGGAPLDGERHLWWNFVSSSQERIEQAKREWQEQAYGKVAGDDVEFIPLPVR
- a CDS encoding cold-shock protein; this translates as MSDRQIGTVKWFNDAKGFGFISRDNGPDVFVHFRAIQGNGFKSLQEGQKVSFKVVQGQKGLQADEVQAV
- a CDS encoding cytochrome c; protein product: MRAAILLVLGLVIGVIGTVFAMNALKQRNPFPHAVMNVMAHHAGELRGAIKAQKCDAVQTREHLTRLLSTSSDIVPAFPGVDQPFVDEAHQLQTRLDAAVQAAPADCAALAAALKPVGETCQSCHQKYR
- a CDS encoding DUF962 domain-containing protein; the protein is MAAFKSFRDFYPYYLTEHSDRNCRRMHFAGSTLVLLIVVAAVISGHLAWLWLVPVAGYGFAWVGHFAFEHNRPATFRHPLYSLLGDWVMYGDILRGKIRI
- a CDS encoding alpha/beta hydrolase family protein; protein product: MQDGMGITESNASTFSQTVSLGDGSTFDLIMVLPSSQPRELIYWVPAMGIAARHYLPLAESLAGEGVAVAIHEWRGIGSSSLRADRHHDWRYRDLLEVDFPAGLEAARAHAPQARLWFGGHSLGGQLASLYAGLHRHAFHGVALVASGAPYWRQFRFAGLVRFAYIAAPWLAKLVGHLPGRRIGFGGNEARGVIDDWARSGRTGRYAASGLAVDLEMAMHDVRVPILALRMRDDWLGPAASLHWLLGKMPMAPYEMVELDAAQLGTRADHFSWMKSPVAVSARLAQWIHRH
- a CDS encoding FKBP-type peptidyl-prolyl cis-trans isomerase; its protein translation is MQIAERSVASFHYTLTDDQGQVIDSSEGREPLTYLHGTGQIVPGLEKAMEGRQPGDQFKVDVAPEEGYGVHHPELMQSVPREAFQGVEDIQPGMQFQGHGPQGVINVTVTKVDNDQVHIDGNHPLAGQTLHFAIEVVEVRDASEEELAHGHVHGPGGHHH
- a CDS encoding cold-shock protein, with amino-acid sequence MSDREVGTVKWFNDAKGFGFISRESGPDVFVHFRAISGTGFRSLKEGQKVSFKVVQGQKGLQADEVTPA
- a CDS encoding NADH:flavin oxidoreductase/NADH oxidase, translating into MNLFTPYQQRSLSLRNRLVIAPMCQYSAREGVPNEWHSVHLGSRAVGGAGLIIAEATAVSAEGRISAQDVGLWNDAQRDAWKPITGFVREHGAIAGVQLAHAGRKASVHQPWMGGGPLGEGEGAWQTFAPSAVPFDRDWHTPVALDEAGIKAVIDDFRAAAIRALDAGFQLIEVHAAHGYLLHQFLSPLSNLRDDAYGGSFENRTRLVREVLVAVREVWPESLPLWLRISATDWRDDGWDIEQSVALARMVSSLGVDLIDVSTGGVVPHVKIPLAPGYQVPFAARIRRDTGMPTGAVGLITEPSHAAAIVDAGDADVVLIARESLRDPYFPRRAARELGASIDAPVQYQRAW
- a CDS encoding FAD-dependent oxidoreductase, giving the protein MRGPLRIAIVGYGAAGQAAALFLSAQGHALSVFEQAPSPGPVGAGFLLQPTGLRVLARLGLHDTAVSRGQRITRLHGATSRGRTVMDMRYQDHDAGCFGLGLTRGSLFTILRDAYADASKLHTGVCMESIAGDGAHLLDTNGGAHGPFDLIVAADGAHSRLRQNACLHVKRQSVYPWGAMWCLLPAEDWPHADELRQRYAGTREMIGLLPVGHRADREGRWLTFYFSLPGARVDAFDGDALERLRARVAAMWPEARSLLDHVTEPAQLHRARYRDVVLSRPVQGRTVFLGDAAHAMSPQLGQGVNMALLDAEALADALETSDNVGIALEDYRRRRHHHLAAYQAMSRWLTPLFQSDRTWLGRCRDLAFGPLGRMPLARGQMLKILTGTKKAWWR
- a CDS encoding phospholipase A, with product MKRSTVLATMLLAACFTHAAQAQNPDPMDIRACTAIESDAQRLACYDHATGRVNLPAAQKKVDESTIPPGIFDKEKSARDVAAEGNAEVSRPLSLLDSRWELSRESKLGTFNVRGYKPVFITAFATSNPNEAPHSPNPQNTVTEPQPLQNTELKFQLSLKTKVWQGVFGDAGDVWVGYTQASHWQVFNKDISRPFRETNYEPEVMLVFNTHYNLFGWDGRLLGIGLNHESNGRADPLSRSWNRVIGSFGFERDGWTVMLRPWWRVPEDSKHDDNPNISDYMGRGDMQIVREWKGQEFGLMLRHSLRGGDRSHGAAQFTWAFPIAGNLRGYMELFKGYGESMIDYNHNATYLGLGVSLLDWY